A stretch of the Cucurbita pepo subsp. pepo cultivar mu-cu-16 chromosome LG16, ASM280686v2, whole genome shotgun sequence genome encodes the following:
- the LOC111777905 gene encoding probable LRR receptor-like serine/threonine-protein kinase At4g37250 has protein sequence MICHWSCHWSFRVLAFLLLLLLLRLQSSCYGLNFDGVLLLSFKYGVLDDPLFVLQNWNYSDETPCSWRGVQCSDGGGAGSRVTGLSLPNSQLMGSVSSDLGLIQNLQSVDLSNNSFNGSLPLSLFNATMLRFLDLSENLISGEVPAAVGGLGNLQVLNLSGNALVGKFPGDLADLGNLTVLSLKNNYISGEILGGFKTVEVLDLSSNLIDGALPSDFGGDNLRYFNISYNKLSGKIPPDFAHNIPANATIDLSFNNLTGEVPVSDVFMNQEAKSFTGNRQLCGELTTTPCSIPSSAASLPPAIAAIPLDRSTPETTSPEKQSETRFKPSTIVAIVLGDIVGLAILFLLFFYVYHLKKRNKSVETHLKNEANLAKESFSTSSSESRGVSRWSCLRKTEDPEEGNSDQASAVSIPGHRETAEEGGDGNRKGTLVTVNGGEKELELEALLKASAYILGATGSSITYKAVLENGTAFAVRRIGDGGVEKFKDFENQIRVVAKLVHPNLVRVRGFYWGIDEKLIIYDFVPNGSLANARYRKVGSSPCHLPWEPRLRIAKGVARGLSYLHDKKHVHGNLRPTNILLGFDMEPKIGDFGLEKLFLGDSSYKPGGSTRNFGSKRSTASRDSFQDFVTGPSPSSINGVSPYLPPESLRSLKPNPKWDVYSFGVILLELLTGKIIVLDELSQVLGLAVEDKSRALKMTDMAIRGEMEGKEEALLSCFKLGYSCASPNPQKRPSMKECLQVLEKFPTISTSSHYYGL, from the exons ATGATCTGCCATTGGAGCTGCCATTGGAGCTTCAGAGTTcttgcttttcttcttcttcttcttcttcttcgtcttcaaTCTTCTTGCTATGGACTGAATTTTGATGGGGTTCTCTTGCTTTCGTTCAAGTATGGCGTTTTGGATGACcctctttttgttcttcagaACTGGAATTACTCCGATGAGACGCCCTGTTCATGGCGGGGAGTTCAATGCTCTGACGGTGGTGGTGCCGGCTCTAGAGTTACAGGTTTGTCTCTACCGAATTCTCAGCTGATGGGCTCTGTTTCTTCTGATCTGGGTCTGATTCAAAACCTTCAATCGGTTGATCTTTCTAATAATTCCTTTAATGGGTCTCTTCCCTTGTCTCTGTTTAACGCTACCATGCTCCGGTTTCTTGATTTGTCGGAGAATTTGATCTCCGGTGAGGTTCCGGCGGCGGTGGGTGGACTTGGGAATCTGCAAGTTCTTAACCTCTCTGGTAATGCTTTGGTCGGGAAGTTTCCGGGTGATCTTGCGGATTTGGGTAATCTTACGGTTCTGTCTCTGAAGAACAATTACATTTCCGGTGAAATTCTCGGTGGGTTTAAGACGGTGGAGGTTTTGGATCTGTCTTCTAATTTGATTGATGGAGCTTTGCCGTCTGATTTTGGTGGCGACAATTTACGTTATTTCAACATCTCGTACAATAAACTTTCCGGCAAAATCCCGCCGGATTTCGCTCATAATATTCCGGCCAACGCCACTATTGATCTCTCCTTCAATAACCTCACCGGAGAAGTCCCTGTTTCCGATGTGTTCATGAACCAAGAAGCAAAATCCTTCACCGGGAATCGCCAGCTCTGCGGCGAGTTAACGACAACCCCATGTTCAATTCCTTCTTCGGCGGCGTCTCTCCCGCCGGCGATCGCTGCCATTCCACTAGACCGAAGTACTCCAGAAACGACATCGCCGGAAAAACAGAGCGAAACTCGGTTCAAACCCTCAACAATCGTCGCCATTGTACTCGGAGACATCGTCGGATTGGCAATTCtgttcctcctcttcttctacGTCTATCacttgaagaaaagaaacaaatccGTCGAAACCCATTTGAAAAACGAAGCCAATTTGGCCAAGGAGAGCTTCTCCACATCCTCATCGGAATCCAGAGGAGTTTCCCGATGGTCCTGTttaagaaaaacagaggacCCAGAAGAGGGAAACTCCGATCAGGCAAGTGCCGTGTCAATCCCCGGCCACCGTGAGACGGCTGAAGAGGGAGGAGACGGAAACAGAAAGGGGACTTTGGTGACGGTAAACGGCGGAGAGAAGGAGCTGGAACTGGAGGCGCTGCTGAAAGCATCAGCGTACATCCTCGGCGCCACCGGATCAAGCATAACATACAAAGCAGTACTGGAAAACGGGACGGCGTTTGCCGTGAGAAGAATCGGAGACGGCGGAgtggaaaaattcaaagatttcGAGAATCAAATTCGTGTCGTAGCTAAATTGGTTCATCCAAATTTGGTTCGTGTTCGTGGGTTTTATTGGGGCATCGATGAAAAGCtcataatttatgattttgttcCTAATGGAAGCCTCGCCAATGCTCGTTAca GGAAAGTGGGTTCGTCGCCTTGTCATCTTCCATGGGAGCCTCGATTGAGAATAGCCAAAGGAGTAGCTCGTGGCCTTTCTTATCTCCATGACAAGAAGCATGTCCATGGCAACTTGAGGCCCACCAACATTCTTTTGGGTTTCGACATGGAGCCCAAGATCGGCGATTTCGGTCTCGAGAAGCTCTTCTTGGGCGACTCGAGTTACAAGCCCGGTGGCTCAACTCGAAATTTCGGAAGTAAACGGTCCACTGCATCTCGAGATAGCTTCCAAGATTTCGTTACTGGACCAAGTCCAAGCTCGATTAATGGAGTGTCGCCGTACTTGCCACCAGAGTCGCTTCGGAGCTTGAAGCCCAACCCAAAGTGGGATGTGTACTCTTTTGGAGTGATATTGCTTGAGCTATTGACAGGGAAGATCATCGTGTTGGATGAGTTGAGCCAGGTGCTTGGACTTGCCGTCGAAGATAAGAGTCGAGCCCTGAAAATGACTGACATGGCGATTCGAGGTGAGATGGAGGGGAAAGAAGAAGCTTTGTTGTCTTGCTTTAAATTAGGATATAGTTGTGCATCACCTAACCCACAAAAGAGACCATCCATGAAGGAATGCTTGCAAGTTTTGGAGAAATTTCCAACCATATCCACTTCATCACACTATTATGGTCTCTAA